A section of the Deinococcus misasensis DSM 22328 genome encodes:
- a CDS encoding bifunctional folylpolyglutamate synthase/dihydrofolate synthase, with protein sequence MTPDYDWLYTRTRAGKDRTPERARALLRQLGNPEQHMQTIHVIGTNGKGSVCAMLEAGLNAGKWRVGKFTSPHLTHFSERIRVNQQEIPEHQVAVFVEWAKTHAPEMPFFELTLGLALQHFQQSGVEWAIMEAGVGGEKDATHALQDIAATLITNVDLDHQSTLGPTIRDIAKDKAGAIRAGVPVLTNATGEALTIIQGIAEDRDATLYTPESHPEMFVVPHPPRMQGSHQTTNAGLALAALRVLNLATPESCEAALNAQHAGRMEKFEIRGKTVLLDGAHNPHAARALAQSVQHADTLLFGIMARKDAKETLDALAPVAAHRVYTHPGELGLDPEALTRLHSGEVVLDALEALEVALERTPEGGTLLVAGSLYLIGKIRPKVLDRIQRSD encoded by the coding sequence ATGACGCCAGATTATGATTGGCTTTACACCCGCACCCGGGCAGGCAAAGACCGCACCCCTGAACGTGCCCGAGCACTGCTTCGGCAACTTGGAAACCCAGAGCAGCACATGCAAACCATCCATGTGATTGGGACCAATGGCAAGGGTTCGGTCTGTGCGATGTTGGAAGCTGGACTGAACGCTGGCAAGTGGCGTGTGGGAAAATTCACCAGTCCTCACCTGACCCACTTCAGTGAGCGAATCCGGGTGAATCAGCAAGAAATTCCCGAACATCAGGTGGCAGTGTTCGTTGAATGGGCCAAAACGCATGCCCCAGAGATGCCCTTTTTTGAATTGACCCTCGGGCTGGCGTTGCAGCACTTCCAGCAATCAGGGGTTGAGTGGGCCATCATGGAGGCTGGAGTGGGCGGAGAGAAAGACGCCACCCATGCCTTGCAGGACATTGCAGCCACCCTGATCACCAACGTGGATCTGGACCACCAGAGCACCCTCGGACCCACCATTCGGGACATTGCGAAGGACAAGGCAGGAGCCATCCGTGCAGGTGTGCCTGTGTTGACCAATGCAACAGGAGAGGCACTGACCATCATTCAGGGCATTGCAGAAGACCGTGATGCCACCCTGTACACACCAGAGAGCCATCCTGAAATGTTTGTGGTTCCCCATCCACCACGAATGCAGGGAAGCCACCAGACCACCAATGCAGGGCTGGCTCTGGCTGCATTGCGTGTCCTGAACCTTGCCACCCCTGAGTCCTGTGAAGCGGCTTTGAATGCCCAGCATGCTGGACGGATGGAAAAGTTTGAGATCAGAGGAAAAACCGTTCTGCTGGACGGTGCCCACAACCCCCACGCTGCACGCGCTCTGGCCCAGAGCGTGCAGCACGCCGACACCTTGCTGTTTGGCATCATGGCCCGCAAGGATGCGAAAGAAACCCTCGATGCTCTGGCCCCTGTTGCCGCGCACAGGGTGTACACCCATCCCGGCGAACTGGGGTTGGACCCTGAAGCGTTGACCCGCTTACACTCTGGTGAAGTGGTTCTGGATGCACTGGAAGCTCTGGAAGTGGCTCTGGAACGCACTCCAGAGGGAGGTACATTGCTGGTGGCTGGAAGCCTTTACCTGATTGGCAAAATCCGGCCAAAAGTCCTTGACCGGATTCAGCGCTCGGACTAA
- a CDS encoding SpoIID/LytB domain-containing protein, giving the protein MRFLVFLCALLFSTAFAQDVQIRVLIAQQNKLQLLLPFSHYVMGFDGTVLYQSSTPVQWNLELKGGRILINGEDSGRDTLHFQETTGTQSLLLNSIRYRGAMSIYIQNGNLMAVNTLNIEDYLRSVVPAEMPASWPLEALKAQTIIARTYAIERLNPKGLYDLCSTQQCQVYKGQSSENPLVDSAISQTYKQIIAYNQRPAKTFFSSDNGGFTASSAEVWGSNLPYLVAQPDPFSVGPKSSWSLDVPWAELTRVARNYGFKGTASGFRVDRYSPSGRVSQVSILTEAGSAFSLSGAEAGGIVRALGAYSTRVNIESTDAGAIISGSGFGHGVGLSQYGAKNMAERGYSSDQILGFYYPGVSRGSYRVAGQQPEPETKKTLTAMLPLSWN; this is encoded by the coding sequence ATGCGTTTTCTGGTCTTCCTTTGTGCTTTGCTGTTCAGCACGGCTTTCGCACAGGACGTGCAAATCCGGGTGCTGATTGCCCAGCAAAACAAACTCCAACTGCTCTTGCCCTTTTCCCATTACGTGATGGGTTTTGATGGCACGGTGCTGTACCAGAGCAGCACACCCGTCCAGTGGAATCTGGAACTCAAGGGTGGGCGCATCCTGATCAACGGTGAGGACTCGGGGCGAGACACCCTGCATTTTCAGGAAACCACTGGAACCCAGAGCCTCTTGCTGAACAGCATCCGCTACCGGGGTGCCATGAGCATCTACATCCAGAACGGCAACCTGATGGCCGTGAACACCCTCAACATCGAGGATTACCTGCGCAGTGTGGTCCCTGCCGAAATGCCAGCCAGTTGGCCTCTGGAGGCCTTGAAAGCCCAGACCATCATTGCCCGCACCTATGCCATCGAGCGCCTCAACCCCAAAGGGCTCTATGATCTGTGCTCCACCCAGCAGTGCCAGGTGTACAAAGGGCAGTCTTCTGAGAATCCTCTGGTGGATTCGGCCATTTCACAGACCTACAAGCAGATCATTGCTTACAACCAGAGGCCCGCCAAGACCTTTTTTTCCAGCGACAATGGCGGTTTCACGGCCAGCAGTGCTGAAGTTTGGGGAAGCAACCTGCCTTATCTGGTGGCCCAGCCTGATCCCTTTTCGGTGGGTCCCAAAAGCAGCTGGTCCCTTGATGTTCCGTGGGCCGAATTGACCAGAGTGGCCCGCAACTATGGCTTCAAAGGCACCGCCAGTGGTTTTCGTGTGGACAGGTACAGCCCTTCCGGACGGGTCTCACAAGTCAGCATCCTGACCGAAGCGGGCTCCGCTTTTTCACTTTCAGGTGCAGAAGCAGGAGGCATTGTCCGCGCTCTGGGCGCTTATTCGACACGGGTCAACATCGAAAGCACAGATGCAGGAGCGATCATCTCGGGCAGCGGTTTTGGGCATGGTGTGGGGCTTTCCCAGTACGGAGCCAAAAACATGGCCGAAAGGGGGTACTCTTCCGACCAGATCCTCGGGTTTTACTATCCGGGGGTTTCCAGAGGCTCCTACCGGGTGGCCGGTCAACAACCTGAGCCAGAGACGAAAAAAACATTAACGGCCATGCTTCCCCTCTCATGGAACTGA
- the mce gene encoding methylmalonyl-CoA epimerase, whose product MGGELNNWTEGLKLDHVAIATLDLDEGSKPYQAMGLHPIEADEEVESQGVKVRVFEVGGVLIELLSPTRADSPIQVFLDKKGPGLHHMAFRVPDLEAKIAELKTQEARFIGEAPRPGRAGSRVIFLHPKWGQGTLIELVEHE is encoded by the coding sequence ATGGGTGGTGAATTGAACAACTGGACCGAAGGACTCAAATTGGACCATGTGGCCATTGCCACTCTGGATCTGGATGAGGGGTCCAAACCCTATCAGGCCATGGGCCTGCATCCCATTGAGGCCGATGAAGAGGTGGAATCTCAGGGGGTCAAGGTGCGGGTCTTTGAGGTGGGCGGTGTGCTCATTGAACTGCTTTCCCCCACCCGAGCAGACAGTCCCATTCAGGTTTTTCTGGACAAGAAAGGGCCGGGACTGCACCACATGGCTTTCCGTGTGCCCGATCTGGAAGCCAAAATTGCGGAATTGAAGACCCAGGAAGCCCGCTTCATTGGTGAAGCTCCCCGTCCAGGTCGGGCAGGCTCCAGAGTGATTTTCTTGCACCCCAAATGGGGTCAGGGCACCCTGATCGAACTGGTGGAGCACGAATGA
- a CDS encoding VanZ family protein, with protein MRVGWWVLSVVYMGIVFAFSAQTGASVGLPPPWDKVAHTLTYLVLGFLLGKATRNWTAAWVLGAWYGAFDEIHQAFVPMRMAGMDDWWFDLLGSFLGARLGTAKDRKKTPPAQDGFQINQSFE; from the coding sequence ATGAGGGTGGGATGGTGGGTCCTCAGTGTGGTCTACATGGGAATCGTTTTTGCCTTCTCTGCACAGACAGGGGCCAGTGTGGGGCTGCCTCCCCCATGGGACAAGGTCGCCCATACCCTGACCTATCTGGTGCTGGGCTTTTTGCTCGGAAAAGCCACCCGGAACTGGACTGCAGCCTGGGTGCTCGGGGCGTGGTATGGGGCTTTTGATGAAATCCATCAAGCTTTTGTGCCCATGCGCATGGCTGGCATGGACGACTGGTGGTTCGATCTGCTGGGCAGTTTCTTGGGGGCACGGTTGGGAACAGCCAAAGACCGCAAGAAAACCCCTCCTGCACAGGATGGCTTTCAAATCAACCAGAGCTTTGAGTGA
- a CDS encoding SDR family NAD(P)-dependent oxidoreductase, which produces MRTLLVTGAARGIGLAIARRFVQDGEKVIMLDLLPEVLQVAESLGAVGVHGDLLDVHTLDHLDEAIGENLHVLVNNAATSQPGSAAEVDLDLFRKVMEVNAIAPVRLVQHFLPKMPEGSSIVNVASVQGLFAEQNNAAYNTSKGALVNLTRSMALDFAPRGIRVNAVAPGAIATEAVLEAIASSPSPASTRKDWEDLHALRRLGTPDEVANVVHFLASGAASFITGVILPVDGGMTASFMMAGRPV; this is translated from the coding sequence ATGCGAACCCTTCTTGTGACCGGAGCCGCCCGTGGAATTGGGCTGGCCATTGCCAGGCGTTTTGTTCAGGACGGAGAAAAAGTGATCATGCTGGACCTATTGCCAGAGGTCTTGCAAGTGGCAGAATCCCTCGGGGCGGTGGGGGTGCATGGGGATTTGCTGGATGTCCATACCCTGGATCATCTGGATGAGGCGATAGGGGAAAACCTGCATGTGCTGGTGAACAATGCAGCCACCAGCCAGCCGGGCAGTGCAGCAGAGGTGGACCTTGACCTCTTCCGCAAGGTGATGGAGGTCAATGCCATTGCTCCTGTGCGTCTGGTCCAGCATTTCTTGCCCAAGATGCCTGAAGGAAGCTCCATTGTGAACGTCGCCAGCGTGCAAGGGCTGTTTGCCGAACAAAACAACGCAGCCTACAACACCTCAAAAGGGGCTCTGGTGAATTTGACCCGCAGCATGGCCTTGGATTTTGCCCCCAGAGGCATCCGTGTGAATGCCGTGGCCCCCGGAGCCATCGCCACCGAAGCGGTCCTTGAGGCCATTGCCAGCAGTCCCAGTCCAGCATCCACCCGCAAAGATTGGGAAGACCTGCACGCTTTAAGGCGACTCGGGACGCCTGATGAAGTGGCAAACGTGGTGCATTTTCTGGCCTCTGGGGCAGCCTCTTTCATCACCGGCGTAATTTTGCCCGTGGATGGAGGCATGACCGCGTCGTTCATGATGGCTGGACGGCCTGTTTGA
- a CDS encoding fasciclin domain-containing protein: MRQWILGLTLLSSVAFASSPATQPSAQANTRPCIADLVSTLPQFSTLKVALTEAGLVDVFKDKKARYTVFAPTNDAFAKVPKETLDTLLGNKELLTKVLTYHVVKGAITSPSVVRQKNGLLTLQGEKIQVTVGSDVLLDEAKLLQADVRACNGVVHVIDSVLVPMEVMEALNEPAPGMGATAPVAPAPECKDIVDIAAGNPAFSTLVTAVKAAGLVDTLKSAGPFTVFAPTNDAFAKIPADTLNGLLADKPALTRVLTYHVVAGKAMAADVVKLTEVKMVSGDTARVMVMDGKVMLDNANVIQTDIQACNGVIHVLDSVVLPPHVI, encoded by the coding sequence ATGCGTCAATGGATTTTGGGACTCACCCTGCTCAGTTCTGTGGCCTTTGCCAGCAGCCCGGCCACCCAGCCCAGCGCTCAGGCCAACACCCGCCCCTGCATTGCCGATCTGGTCAGCACCCTGCCCCAGTTCAGCACCCTGAAAGTGGCCCTCACCGAAGCCGGTCTGGTGGATGTCTTCAAAGACAAGAAAGCCCGATACACCGTCTTTGCCCCCACCAACGATGCCTTTGCCAAAGTGCCCAAAGAAACCCTCGACACCCTGCTGGGCAACAAAGAACTGCTCACCAAAGTGTTGACCTACCACGTGGTCAAAGGGGCCATCACCTCTCCCAGCGTGGTTCGCCAGAAAAATGGCCTTTTGACCCTGCAAGGTGAAAAAATTCAGGTGACGGTCGGCAGCGATGTGCTGCTGGATGAAGCCAAACTGCTGCAAGCCGATGTGCGCGCCTGCAACGGTGTGGTGCACGTGATCGATTCTGTGCTGGTGCCCATGGAAGTCATGGAAGCCCTGAACGAGCCTGCCCCCGGCATGGGTGCCACCGCACCTGTGGCCCCTGCTCCCGAGTGCAAAGACATCGTGGACATTGCTGCGGGCAACCCTGCTTTCAGCACCCTCGTGACCGCTGTGAAAGCCGCTGGACTGGTGGACACCCTCAAGAGCGCTGGTCCCTTCACCGTGTTCGCACCCACCAATGACGCTTTTGCCAAAATCCCTGCGGACACCCTGAATGGTCTGCTGGCAGACAAGCCTGCCCTGACCCGCGTCCTGACCTACCACGTGGTGGCTGGCAAAGCCATGGCTGCCGATGTGGTCAAACTGACCGAAGTGAAAATGGTCTCTGGAGACACCGCCAGAGTGATGGTGATGGACGGCAAAGTGATGCTGGACAACGCCAACGTGATCCAGACCGACATTCAAGCTTGCAACGGCGTGATCCACGTGCTGGACAGCGTGGTTCTGCCCCCCCATGTGATCTGA
- a CDS encoding glycoside hydrolase family 3 C-terminal domain-containing protein — MAETPLYLNPDLDLNKRLQDLLGRLTIREKISQLWHEAPGIPKLNIPAYNSWSEGLHGVARNGRATVFPQAIGMAATWNPNLIQKIADAISTEARAKYHTALRKNGKTDIYQGLNLWSPNINIFRDPRWGRGQETWGEDPFLTGTLASAFVRGLQGDDPVYLKTAACAKHYAVHSGPEKLRHGFDAQASLKDLHETYLPAFKALVQNAQVEAVMGAYNRVNGDPACAHPYLIDKVLREDWGFKGHMVSDCWAISDFDGPHAYTPNPTESAARALKAGCDLECGCRYAHLLEAFEQGMITEEDIDRALTRVYTTRFKLGMFDPPERVPYANIPEEVVACDAHAELAYQAAIESVVLLCNKNNILPIRSDLKSLFILGPTTASVEVLLGNYYGMNSRLTTLLEGLVGRIPEGVRTEYRTATHVLHESQAHSKWMYQSAASHDLVIACMGITPHMEGEEGESIDSAENGDRTRIELPEVQLQALRQLSEAGAKTVLVLTGGSAVALEEVADLVDAIVFVWYPGQEGGRAVADVLFGDVAPSGKLPVTFPKSTEDLPPFEDYSLKGRTYRYSEKEPLFPFGFGLTYGKVECTNLQVPREALPNQPLHISVNIKNAGPRDVQEVVQVYVKHLNQPLAPLQQLVAFQKCTVPAQSETTLTFELDADRLTLIGEDGKPFWPEGTLELTVGTCSPTQRGLDLGAAPPLTATVHLH; from the coding sequence ATGGCAGAGACCCCGCTGTACCTGAATCCTGACCTCGACTTGAACAAGCGTTTGCAAGACCTGCTGGGCAGACTCACCATCCGCGAAAAAATCTCACAGCTCTGGCATGAAGCGCCGGGCATTCCCAAACTGAACATCCCGGCCTACAACTCCTGGAGTGAAGGCCTGCACGGGGTCGCCAGAAACGGACGGGCCACGGTGTTTCCGCAAGCCATCGGCATGGCAGCCACCTGGAACCCCAACCTGATTCAAAAAATTGCCGATGCCATCAGCACCGAAGCTCGGGCCAAATACCACACCGCCCTGAGAAAAAACGGCAAAACCGACATCTATCAGGGCCTCAACCTGTGGTCTCCCAACATCAACATCTTCCGCGACCCGAGGTGGGGCCGGGGTCAGGAAACCTGGGGCGAAGATCCCTTCCTGACCGGCACACTTGCAAGCGCTTTCGTCAGGGGTTTGCAGGGCGATGACCCCGTTTACCTGAAAACCGCTGCCTGTGCCAAACACTATGCGGTGCACTCTGGGCCAGAGAAGTTGCGTCACGGTTTTGATGCGCAGGCCAGCCTGAAAGACCTGCATGAAACCTACCTGCCCGCTTTCAAGGCTCTGGTGCAAAATGCGCAGGTGGAGGCCGTGATGGGGGCCTACAACCGGGTCAATGGCGATCCTGCCTGTGCCCACCCTTACCTGATCGACAAGGTGTTGCGTGAAGATTGGGGCTTCAAAGGGCATATGGTTTCAGACTGCTGGGCCATTTCGGATTTTGATGGTCCCCATGCCTACACCCCCAACCCCACCGAAAGCGCAGCCAGAGCCCTGAAAGCCGGATGCGATCTGGAGTGCGGTTGCCGTTACGCCCACCTGCTGGAGGCTTTTGAGCAGGGCATGATCACCGAAGAGGACATCGACCGTGCCCTGACCCGCGTCTACACCACCCGCTTCAAACTCGGGATGTTTGATCCCCCAGAGCGGGTGCCTTACGCCAACATCCCTGAAGAGGTGGTGGCCTGCGATGCCCACGCCGAATTGGCTTATCAGGCTGCTATAGAATCGGTGGTGTTGCTGTGCAACAAAAACAACATCCTGCCCATCCGTTCGGACCTCAAGAGCCTGTTCATTCTGGGACCCACCACGGCCAGTGTGGAGGTGTTGCTCGGGAATTATTACGGCATGAATTCCCGCCTGACCACCCTCTTGGAAGGTCTGGTCGGACGCATCCCCGAGGGGGTCCGCACCGAGTACCGCACCGCCACCCACGTCTTGCACGAAAGCCAGGCCCACTCCAAGTGGATGTACCAATCCGCTGCCTCCCACGATCTGGTGATCGCCTGCATGGGCATCACCCCCCACATGGAAGGGGAAGAAGGCGAATCCATCGACTCTGCCGAAAACGGCGACCGCACCCGCATTGAGCTTCCCGAAGTGCAGCTTCAGGCTTTGCGCCAACTGTCCGAAGCAGGGGCTAAAACCGTGCTGGTCCTGACCGGAGGTTCTGCGGTCGCTCTGGAAGAGGTGGCCGATCTGGTGGACGCCATCGTGTTCGTGTGGTATCCCGGTCAGGAGGGGGGCCGTGCAGTGGCCGATGTGCTTTTTGGCGATGTTGCACCTTCTGGCAAATTGCCTGTGACGTTTCCCAAAAGCACCGAAGACCTGCCCCCTTTTGAGGATTACAGCTTGAAAGGCCGCACCTACCGCTACAGCGAAAAAGAGCCGCTGTTTCCTTTCGGGTTTGGTTTGACTTATGGGAAAGTGGAATGCACCAACCTTCAGGTGCCAAGAGAGGCCCTGCCAAACCAGCCTTTGCACATCAGCGTGAACATCAAAAATGCAGGCCCCAGAGACGTGCAGGAAGTGGTGCAGGTATACGTGAAGCATCTGAATCAACCTCTGGCCCCCTTGCAGCAACTGGTGGCTTTCCAGAAATGCACGGTGCCTGCCCAATCCGAAACCACCCTCACGTTTGAGCTGGATGCAGACCGCCTGACCTTGATCGGGGAAGACGGGAAACCCTTCTGGCCAGAGGGCACCCTCGAACTGACGGTGGGAACCTGCTCTCCGACTCAAAGGGGATTGGACCTTGGGGCTGCACCTCCTCTGACGGCAACGGTCCATCTGCACTGA
- a CDS encoding ferredoxin, whose amino-acid sequence MPHIIVSPCIGTKDQACTEVCPVECIYDAGDQFLIHPDECIDCGACVPACPVNAIFPEEDVPGGEESFIDKAKAHFGV is encoded by the coding sequence ATGCCTCACATCATCGTTAGTCCCTGCATCGGAACCAAAGACCAGGCCTGCACCGAAGTGTGCCCTGTGGAATGCATCTACGACGCCGGAGATCAATTCCTCATTCACCCCGACGAGTGCATCGACTGCGGCGCTTGCGTGCCCGCCTGCCCCGTGAACGCCATCTTCCCCGAGGAAGACGTTCCCGGCGGTGAAGAGTCCTTCATCGACAAAGCCAAAGCCCACTTCGGCGTTTGA